gcACGGCGCCCCACCCCGACAACGACATAGCTTTGTCGCCATCCCCTCCCACGGTCGgatcctccgccaccgccgtcgtccccATTGTCACGCGCCCCTGTACTGCGCACCCCTACCCTGCACGCCCTGACGCCACGACGCGCCCCACGACCCCCGGCCCGGTCAGCCCGCCGCCAACGCCATCGACACGTCCCCACCTCgtcgcgcctccgcctccatctccaACGCCCCGCGCTCCCAGCGCCGGCACCAACGACCTTGACGCCACGCGGCCCTCTTCCACCGGCACGGCGCGCCCCCTCCAACTAGCTTCCGTCACCTTCTTTGCCCCCCGGCGTTGGCCCTCCACTGACGTCGCGCGCCTTCCTCTACCGGCCGtggccccctcctccaccataccgcccgccgctcctcgcgCACGGTCGCGGGCGTCGTCTCTTCTGACGTAAGCCCGTGACCACACTGACGTcatctttttttaatttatttatttataggATTTAGGATAAATGTTATTTAGTTTAAAATATATTCTAGGAAAAGTATAGAAATAGTGttaggaaaaatagaaaaaattataaGTAGTGTCGGTGAATATAAAATTGTGTtatgaaaattagaaaatttatAAATAGTGCTAGGAAATTAATGTACATTGCTATTATTTTATTAGTGGAATACTAGAAATTTAAACTACCTACTACTTAGAAGAATTCTTTTATTGctacttagaataattcttttattGCTACTTAGAAATTGTAAATTGCTACTACTTAGAATagagcatgggctcgcttccatCAACATCACTTTGGTGAGTTCAAGGAGCAATGCcatatccactctgaattcTAGGTATGTATTAAATTTTTacatctcgtgtcacttccttgaacacaacaaatattttataattttttttgccatatatatagtgtttgagacagaatcCGGGGACTAATTTCTACGGACACTATTTGAGTTCATCCAtagctttgtaggtcccaacTGTATAACCAACCACGAATTCAGGgtaatttcttaacaataaattaggtATAATTGTGCAGATTCATtaatctaatataataacctttgctaatgacatagattatgcacatgaaggatGAACTCCTTGAGatgaaaaaatcagggcaattcaagaacaactcagtagATTTACTCAGTAGATTTCTTCTgaacgaggtagtaaatccagcggaagagttccataatgatggatcaaatctgcattaCCGTCAGGACTTGGGTTccgaatagttgatccaaaatgttgaacttggagtgttgatgcaatgtaatatcaTTCATATATGTTTAAGCCcaatatgtctatgtataatattatctcaaatgtaatattatagatcaaatacaactttatatatattgcgtattagaactagtatatgtaaaagaaacaaatacaaaatactagtatagaataaagaaacagaaaagaaaaaagaatttagtgCCGGTTGGGAAGACCAGTACTAAATTAGCCTCGGTCACGCGCGAcgtggcagccaatttagtaccggttagtctTCCCAACCGTACTAAAGGATCCTTTAGTATCATCGACTTAGCAATATCGGTTGCACagccagtactaaaggggggttttgAACCCGGTACTGAAGTTACTTTCCCCAGGTTTCGAGCGGCGACCCCGCGCACGCGCGGCCACTGGTGTCGCCAACCTCCAGCCGATCGAGCGGGCGTACGGCACAGCCGGGCCAACGCGGCCGGCCACCAGCAGCCAGCCGATCCACTGCACGCACCGACCGGCCCGGCACCCGGACGTGCGGGTGCCGCGAGCGAGCGTGGCGAGGGCGCCCGAGGCGATCGGCCCTGGTTGGGCACCGCACGGGTGCTGCAAGGGCGGGGCGGGCACCAGGCCACATCCGGGTGCACGGGTCACGGGGCGCGCGGCTGGTTTCTCGCTCGCTCTCTCGCCGAGCCGGACGCCGAAACCCCGGGCCGGCCGAGGCGGCAACTTGGCACCACCACCTGTGCGCGACCATCACGCGCTGTCGCTCTCAAGAACGTCACCTGCGGCGAACCGCGCACTGCACTGCGCTAGAAGGTGGTAAAGAATCGCCCACGGTTTCGCATGTCGAGCGTGGGGCGAGTGGTGCACCGGATCGGAGTTGTACGCTAGCTAGCTGATGGACCAGCAGGGTCTGGGACTGGGACTCTCGCATGCCATGGCCATTTTTCCACCGATGCTGCCGTGGTCGTATGGTTGCCAATCTGGAGTGTTGAATCTGCAGGCCTGCAACGAGATCTAGCTACGAAAACGCAACGGACCAACGGTTTCCGTATTCTGCTGCTGTCGCTCTCGTGATCCGATCCGTACCCGTGAACGGTTTACGTCGTACTACTGGGACGTACCAATGCCGTTCCATTGAGCTCGATAGTCCAGGCCCGGCACTGTGGCTGCCCGTGCTGGGGTCGGCCTCTGATGAACCGCATTAAGCGCTGGGTCCGCCCTGCCCTCACAAAAGCATCATCATCTGCATGACTGCTGGTACGACGTCAATTCGGTCTCAACACTGAAGGCGTTCGATGATCAAATCAAACCACGGCAGCAGGCTATTGCCGTCCGTCGTCTCAAGTCCAGGTCTCGTTGGCATGATGACACTGTCCAAGTGTCCATGGAGTAGCTCACGTCCTTCGATTGCGCCGCAGGAGCTCTGCTGCCTAAGCTCAGGTAGGCTAATCGACGAAGGTAACCTAGGCGAGCAGAGGCTGGTGagcagagagaggagaggagcagaGGACGACCTGACGAGGACGAGGCGTCCGCCAGCGCCAGCCATTGAATCCCATCCCCATTCCGGCCAGGTAACGTGCCATGCCATGCCCAGCCGTGGGGCACGGGGCAGCCCATGTGCGGGCGCTCGTGGCCACGGACGCCCGGCCGGACCACCACTGACCACCCCAAAGGGAGGAGGAACAGGGGAGGCGGGTGGCAATAACTGACGCGGCCGGCGCATCTCAGgtcgctcgctcgctcgagGCCATCATGGCCACCAGGCCAGTCAGTTTGCAAGGGTGGCAGACCGCACGCGCTGTCGTACGCCCCGGCCTGCACGGATGTACGTGCGCCCATCGCCGGCCTCGGAAGTGTCTTGGACCCCTCCATGGCCCCATCTTGTGTGGGCAGCATCTCATCTCATCATCTACAGGTACAAGTCATTGTTAACTGACTTGGCGATGGCATTGTTAACTTAAGACGATGCGAGTTCCTTAGCTTGGATCATTCATTCATGGTGATGCAGACTTCGTAGACAGGGCCCCAGGCCGGGAGGGAATTTGATCTCGGGCAGCAACCGCGCCGTGGAGCCAGTCGAGCTGACAGCAACCTCCTTTAGGGTTCTTGGCAACAACATGGTTGCGGGCGGGCAATGATAAGTTGCTGATAGATGGTGAAACAATGAGGTGTCATCCCGCTCTTGGATTTGGATGGACGACGATAACGACCATTGCGTGCACTAACTTGTGGTCGGACAAAAACAAGGTGCCCCTTTTTTGCAACATTTCACCCCAATTGTTGGATGGAAACAAAATTCTATTAGATCATCTGGGTTGGATCCACAAAATTGCTTCGACAGGCATCAAAGGCCCGGCGGTGGGGAAAACCACCCCTCAAATAAGCTGCACAAAAATGAAAAAACGCTTCCCTAAAAAGCAGGTTTGATCCAGCTTCTGCATTTTAGTACAAATGGAAGCGGTGGGGAGAAACACAGCCAGAAAAAGCTGAAAAAAATGAGCCGTTTGCCTACTAGTTTCAGATTATATTGACCATAAGCAAGATTTAAGCTTTAAACTGTTCCAAACATGGCCAAAGTCCGTCACACCGATTTATGGATTCTACGTGCAAAGCATCCTCTCTACACAAATTTCAAAGACTCAAAAGAACAATTCCACCCGTTTGGGCATCCACGCTCCATCACAAGAAGAACCTTCTCCTGCTTGTATCCATGTCCGGCTGTAATTCGAGCAAGCATTTTGTTTATATCAGCAAAATATCAGAGTCGTATCGTGTGGAAGTGAGATGGTAaataagcagcagcagcagtacctTGTGAACCCACTCGTACTCCCCGCTTTTCGTGTCAAAGGTCCCATGTTGCAAGGTGAGCAGCTTTAGAGTAAAGCGAGGACCACATTCCTGTGCCATCAAAAACAGTTTGGTCTTAGCAGTGAGACCAGTGGGGCAGCAATAATGCAGAGGATTAGAGCTCGCATTTGCTAACATCTAACTGGCAGGATAGTACGATAGGCAGGAAATCATAACATACAGTGGCTATTAATAAGTCTTGAAAAAGGACTGGCTAGCATGCTCAACCCCATGCTGATGTTTtcagaagattttttttatgagGTGTTTTCAGAGAAGTTAAGGGGACAGATGAGGATGCATTGTGGTCTGTGGATATTGTTACTTTAACATATTccgttttcttttattttaaaaaatgaagCACAAAGTGATCATGCAACGAAGAACTGAAGCAGTTGGGACTTCGCGATTGTTTGATTTCTGATTCATAAATGAAAATGCTTACAGTAAAACTGTCACATACTCTTTGGTGGAGAGCTATAAGCTGTTACCTGAAGGCGACAAATCACTTGCTTCTCAGGTTGGCTTTTGCTTTCAGATGTCTTAGCTTTCTTGTCCTTCGAAGCAACCTTGCTTTCTTTTGTCTCAAAGATGTACCTAGTGCATGTTccacaaaaaaaattaagatgCTAGCTGTAACACATTACGAGGTACTCCCTCCTTCCTTTTATATATGACGTTGATTAGTtcatttattaaaaaaagaaaagacaatCCACAAATCAGCTTGCCTACGAGCTAAGGCAATGTCAAATTAGTGTTTACTAAACattaacattttcataatatttattcataaatgtagTTTGCTAGATGACTAGACATACACCCAGGAACCCTGGCATACAACAGTAGTGTAGACATACTGAAAAATTTTCAACAAACAAAACTCCCAGTCAGGCTTATTTGTAATTGCATTTTGATAAGTGCACCTGTGATGACGGAAAAATATGTAGTCTCGCTGATTATGGAAGGTCACAACACGGCGCCCACGGAAATTGGGGTCTTGGGGAAAAAGGGATTGTATCATCCTGAAAAAATAAATCAGGAAAGGAACACGTGTaaagaaaatagagaaaaacCCAGATAGTAGAATAATGGAAAGGGGCAACAGGCCACCTTTTCATTTAAAAATGGGCTTAAGTTCTGAAATCACCTTCCAACACGATGACCAAGGCGTGTGGTGAAATTGTTCAAGACTAGCTCTGGCTTATGACTGGTAGGGTTGCCATGGTTCTGTAATGTAAGGAGAAGATAAAAAAGGTAAACCAACATAACCAAAAATGACATCTAACAAGGGTCCTATTACACTAAATTTATACAGAAAAAAGGTAATTTTGATGGACCAAATGCCATTTAAGAAGAGCATAGTAACAAGGTGGCATGAATGCAGATTCCCCCATAATAAACACGCTGATCACGTATACATAACAAACAGATCTAGATATACAATGTGCTACTGAGATAAGTAGGCTAGCGAAATCCAGAGGCAACATTCATAAATATGTTCCTTCTGATAAAAAATTCCAGCTTGACATCGATCTAGAAGGCATTGGTTATCAACCACTTCATCCGCGCAATAATTTCATAAAATGCTGTAAAGCATGGAAAATTAAAACAAGGACATGGCATGTCAGAAAGAGACATGGACCAGCCTATAGCAGACATGCCATATGGCACCGAACATAGCCATATGCATGTTTGATTTTTGGGCACAAAACTCATATGCCTAAGGCAAGCTAGGGACAACCTAGAGACAAGTAAGATGGGGTAATTGATTGCAGCTTGATTGGTGTTCATTTCCCTTGCACCTTTTTGTCTTGAAAGTTAACGGTGTGATGATGGCAAAGCATACTGCTATCTGAACCACATGAATAAATAATTCGATATGATTCATCTGTGTGCCATGCATGATCCTTGTTCGCTAATAAGCATGTAGCATATTGAGTTCCACATCACCTTTATTACAAAATAATGAAATAGAGTTCAAAATAAAGGGGTTTATATAGGACTTGTCTAGAAACAATCCTCTTCTTACGGTGTGTAACTGTACTGTGCCCTTTCTCCCAACAAAACTGAAAATTTAAAAGACTGTTATCTAAGGTCTTGACGATGAAACAAGGGAGGACATCTACAATCTTCGGTAGAATGTAGACCGTAATAAGTAATAACTTGTAAAGGCATTTGAAAAAGAACACACTAGGTTGTGGCCTTTGACAGGTGTTACCACAATGTTTAATGAAAAGCCAAGGAAAAACATGCTTATTGGGTCACAGTTCACAACACGAACACTCAGAGGCTGTTCCAATTAAAATAGCAAGCAAACAGTTTTTGGGATTTGAGATAGTACATAACAATTCATGTATAGATCCTCTGAATGACCAAGGAGCATTACTTTGCCCTTGTCTGTGATAAGGGCAGCAAAATTCAATCACCATTTCTACATTTCTGTACCAAAGAAAACTTTCATGGGCAGCCTGATCTGCTCTGGTTTATGCTGGGTTCAGACCTACTCGCCTGACCAGCCCAAAAATATGTATTTGTATTTATGCacaaaattaatatttttatttgggTTATAATACACAGTTCTAATATAATTTATTAAAAACTAAATGTtataataacatttttgagCTTTTCAAGGGTTCATCACAGGCTCTGGTGACAGTTTTCTTATGGTAGAAAGTGGCTTAACTGCTCAAGCTATTCAACAAGTTCTTTAAAAATTGAACACATGGGCACTTGTAATAGAATCAAGTAGTTCAGTAACAAGCAAGACTTAACATCATTAAGCTCACTATTTGACTAATGCTTTTCACAAAAGGTTTCAATTCAACAAAAGTTGATAAAATGTAGGTGTTCAGTAAGTTGCCATGACCAAAACTACTTAAAACAAATTACAGATATGACAATAACAAATAAAAGGAAATAGAGCACTGAACAACAGATACCTTTATGTCCTTCCGTAGAATAAGTTTGGATAGTTTGAAATGTGCAGTGGGGCCATCAGGTAACCCCATGATAAGTAGGGCATCTGACATAAAAACCAACCAGATGTCAAAAGAAAGCTTAAATTCAACAATTTTTAGCCCCAAAATGATGAATTCGTACCAGGTTCTCTTCGATTTGTGTGGACAACAATAAGTGAGGTGAAGTCCCTATTCTGTGCATATTCCACAATCTGAAAAGAAATGTGTTTGAATGCATGTGGAAAGGTGCCTCAATGAACCAATTAAATCGAAAATTAACTCAGTAAATGGCATACTTTCTTGAGTTCATATGTTCCCCTTTTAACATAATGAGAATTCGGTATCACTTGCATTAACTCCTCAATAAAGGCAGGTCCCCTCTGGACATATGCAAGCAGAAAATATATTGTTAAATCGTGCAACATTACAAGAAAAACATGAAATAATGACAAAATGAGTACCAGCAGAATAACATATGGAAAAGAAAGCTCAAGAAGCAGGGATAAGAAGCACAGAAAACAAAATACCCCTGAATTGAAGCGGCATGTGGTAATCAATACTTTTGGGATTATGTGCTGTTTTAGAACTGCATTGAATTCATCTGCATCATTTCCTGCAAACAACtgcagacaaaaaaaaatcccataaTTCACAAATCTAGAAACTGTAAAGTTGATATGGTCCAGCGATCAGCATGACTCCCAAGATTGAATATAAAACTTTAGATTGAGTAAATGACATGGCAATACAGTAGACTAACAGAGATTCCTAATACATCTTAATTGGTATCAAAGTAGCCTTATGTTATATAAGCTTGGCATCACTTGTGCTTGGCCGAATCCTACTACATGCTTACTTTCTAACTGATCTAAAAGGTTCTTCAGGGGAGCAGCCTCACAAACGAATGAAATCTTTAACTTTCAGCAATGCACAATATCTTAACCATATAGCTAAGTTAAAACTCTGAAAACAACTACGGATGCTTAATAAATTTCCTTCAAATTCGGTAAAACCGACAGTTCAATATTTGATTGGCTCACAAGAATCAAATGAATAAGGTAATCAGATATGATATTCGGTTGGCTCGCAACAGTTCAATACGAACCTCCTGGTCGTCAGGCCGGCACACAGTCTCATCGGGCTCCCTGGTGTTCTCGATCGTCCGCGGCACCTGCCTCTCCGGCGGCTGCGAAACACCCGAGACAATCAGAACCAAACCAAAACTCCAAACTCTACAGGGGTCGTGGGCAGTCCGAGGAGAGCCTGCTTGCCTGTTCCCCGAGCTCTTCGGCGCGGCGGATGGCCTGGCTGCGCTCGCGGGCGAGCTTGCGCTTCTCGGCCTTCTTCTCGCGCTTGAGCTTGGCGTGCAGCTCGCTCCGCTTCTCCTTGTTCTTGATCTGCGACGGCAGTATCGCCTCCGCCTTATGCTTCTTCGCCTTCTTACCCTTGCGCTCCCTCTtcccctcgccctcgccgccctgAGGAGGCGCCGCGTCGGAGGGAGGCtccttccgcttcttctccttcgccatcgccgccgagaGGTCGCTGCGGTTAGTGCGGCGAGGGTTtaggcgtcggtggcggcggctagggttaggGGATAGGGAGGCGGGAGAGAGCGCCGGTGGCTGGCTGCTCGTGGCCAGGTCACccgggcccttcaagaagagGATTGTGCTTTTGGGCTTGCTTATTCTGTGAGAATGGGCTGGGAATTTTGGGCTTAATCCGTGACAACGGGCTGGAATACGTAGTGGGCTTAGATTCGGGATCTGTTCTCATTGCCCATTTCACAATTGGTAAATTACTCCTACagcatttttgaaaaaaaaaacgaaactTTCAAAATGTTTTTAGAATGGGGTTTGCATTAAGAGACTTTCTCATGAAATTTTTTGAATCTCcataagaataaaaaaatcacaACGGCTTAGTTATGTAGAGATGCTCTCACATAAAACTTTGGAGGCCAGAAAGAAGGAATAGGTGAAATCTTGAAGAAACTT
Above is a genomic segment from Setaria viridis chromosome 4, Setaria_viridis_v4.0, whole genome shotgun sequence containing:
- the LOC117852911 gene encoding uncharacterized protein translates to MAKEKKRKEPPSDAAPPQGGEGEGKRERKGKKAKKHKAEAILPSQIKNKEKRSELHAKLKREKKAEKRKLARERSQAIRRAEELGEQPPERQVPRTIENTREPDETVCRPDDQELFAGNDADEFNAVLKQHIIPKVLITTCRFNSGRGPAFIEELMQVIPNSHYVKRGTYELKKIVEYAQNRDFTSLIVVHTNRREPDALLIMGLPDGPTAHFKLSKLILRKDIKNHGNPTSHKPELVLNNFTTRLGHRVGRMIQSLFPQDPNFRGRRVVTFHNQRDYIFFRHHRYIFETKESKVASKDKKAKTSESKSQPEKQVICRLQECGPRFTLKLLTLQHGTFDTKSGEYEWVHKPDMDTSRRRFFL